From Aphelocoma coerulescens isolate FSJ_1873_10779 chromosome 15, UR_Acoe_1.0, whole genome shotgun sequence, one genomic window encodes:
- the GNAZ gene encoding guanine nucleotide-binding protein G(z) subunit alpha isoform X2, producing the protein MGCRQSSEEKEAARRSRRIDRHLRSESQRQRREIKLLLLGTSNSGKSTIVKQMKIIHSGGFNLEACKEYKPLIIYNAIDSLTRIIRALATLKIEFHNPDRAYDAVQLFALTGPAESKGEITPELLGVMKRLWADPGVQECFCRSNEYHLEDNAAYYLNDLERIAALDYIPTVEDILRSRDMTTGIVENKFTFKELTFKMVDVGGQRSERKKWIHCFEGVTAIIFCVELSGYDLKLYEDNQTVSTPSAPFSLSFFSFLLHQYCGLLSPPPSFPPKAVIPNLLENPEAMAPLFG; encoded by the coding sequence ATGGGATGTCGGCAAAGCTCTGAGGAGAAAGAGGCAGCGCGGCGGTCCCGTAGGATTGACCGCCACCTGCGCTCTGAAAGTCAGCGACAACGGAGAGAGATAAAACTCCTTCTCCTGGGCACCAGCAATTCTGGGAAGAGTACTATTGTAAAGCAGATGAAAATCATTCACAGTGGTGGTTTTAACTTGGAGGCCTGTAAGGAATACAAACCTCTGATTATCTATAATGCAATTGACTCTCTCACACGTATCATTCGGGCTCTGGCCACCCTTAAGATAGAATTTCACAATCCTGACAGAGCATATGATGCAGTGCAGCTTTTTGCCCTGACAGGCCCAGCTGAAAGCAAAGGTGAGATTACCCCGGAGCTCCTGGGGGTGATGAAGAGGCTCTGGGCAGACCCTGGTGTGCAGGAGTGTTTTTGCCGCTCCAACGAGTACCACCTGGAGGATAACGCTGCGTACTACCTGAACGACCTGGAACGGATCGCAGCTCTGGACTACATCCCCACAGTGGAAGATATTCTGCGGTCTCGGGACATGACCACAGGGATTGTAGAAAATAAGTTCACCTTCAAAGAGCTGACTTTCAAAATGGTGGATGTGGGTGGACAGAGATCTGAACGCAAAAAGTGGATCCACTGTTTCGAGGGGGTTACAGCAATAATTTTCTGTGTGGAGCTGAGTGGGTATGACTTGAAGCTGTATGAAGATAACCAAACAGTAAGTACACCTTctgctcctttttctctttccttcttctcctttctccttcacCAGTATTGTGGTCTTTTatctccccctccttccttccctcccaagGCAGTAATACCCAACCTTTTGGAAAACCCAGAAGCTATGGCTCCTTTATTTGGATAG